The Marasmius oreades isolate 03SP1 chromosome 11, whole genome shotgun sequence genomic sequence TGAGTAGGGTAGGGACATTAATTCGGTCAAGGTCGCGGACGACACTCCAAGTCCTTAACGAACCAGTGATGTAGAATTCGTTGGGACCATTCCTGAATATAAGAACACAATCAGCGTGCGGCTAACAGAAACAAAGTAAGACCACACACATAGTGAGATAAACAGTCGGATCCTCTTTGGTACTGTTCATAGTAGCAACGAGGGACTCGGGCCACGGATCCATAGTGCACAGAAAGCGCTTGTAGAAAACTTCCACCGCATCTTCGTACTCCTTGCTCTCTGTCGTTCCCGCCTCTTCATGCTTTGTCAGGATATCCTGAATCCCCGGGTCAAGTTTTGAGCGTAATACGCTCTGCGCTGAAACCCACAATTCCATACTTGCAGGCGAGCTGGCAATAATCAACCGCTTCAACCCAGAAGGCTGCCGTACTGCATGGCAAGCGGCAAGCATCCCTCCCCACGAATGTCCCAGGAGATCATAGTCCCCGTTTATGCCGAGATGAGAGAGAAGGTTATCGAGTTCTCTCAAAAATAGATCGACTGTCCAAAAGGCGACATCTCCAGCCTTTTCAGGGAGATGCGTCGATTTTCCATTTCCAAGTTGGTCGTACAGAATGACAGGGATGTCATAAGAGCGATTGAGCGTAGAGAGTGTGATCAAGTACTCGTGGCTGGCCCCTGGACCACCGTGAAGAGCAACCAAAGGACGTGACTTGGATTGAAGGTCACCAATAACTTGGTACCAAGTCTTGCAGGGTTTACCGGCGTTGGGGACCGAAAATTCCACTTCACCTGAGGACATGGATTCGGAGGGTGATTGTTGAGTGGGAATGCATCTTCGAATCGCCCGACATTTAAACTCATACTGTTTCAGCTGTTACTTGATCAACCACCAATATCAGTGCGTGTGAGTGTGGATCACGCGGTCGATTATTCCTTCAAAGTGGTTGAGGTTCACATCGACTAGTGGGCATGTGTAAAGATTCAAGGTTGAGACGGTATGTCAAGCCGGAAAAGGGACAAGAGCGTTCCGTCATAGCTAGCATTGACTCGGAACTCGCGGTTTGTGTATTAACATGTCGTTCTTTAACTAGTATAGCGGTATTCATACAATCGTATACCTATGCTTGCAGAATCATGGGAGTGAGAAGATGGATGATGATGCTGATCATGAGGAACTGGGACGCCGTGACGTGAATAAGCAAACTTTTCGAGACGCTGTATCGATCTCTATCTACCAACCCAAAAAAcccaaagaaaaagaaaaaatgcAAGTAAAAACCACAACCACCTTACTCCCGATATGCGGGCGGAGCGTCGGCATCCGGGCGACTAGGGCCTGGGGTTGCCTGTCCACTCGTCCCAACCCCTCCCCCAATCGCATCATCCCCTTCTACCGCATTATGAATCGTAAGTTCGCCTGTCTTCTGATTCCGACTATACCGAGTATTGCTGTTAGTTGTGCCGCTGACGCTCGAAGGTGGAGAGGTAGGAGATCCTTGACCGTGATTCATGAGAAGAGCACCACTAGAAGCACCCGACACGGAACTCATCGGTCTGCTAGTAGTTCCATGGCTTGAACTACCTCGAGAAGGAGCGAAACCACCTTCGAAGTAGTCGCTCGGTTCCCGTCTCGGATTCGGCATGGGGGGAGATTGTGGGTGGTACATGCTTTGAGGAGGTGATTGAGAAGAGACACGGCGGTTCTGAGCAGCAGCCACTGCGGTGACACCTTGTGTGTAGGGGTGACTTGCCATGCTCATAGGGCGGGTGCGCGGAGGCGAGTTGTGATGAACCATATAGGGACCCTGATTCAGGGTTTCATTGTATTGTGTCGCCCCCCCCCGCGATACAGGGCCAACAGGACTCGTGGGTTGTGAATTCATAGCGTGCATGCTAGGAGGTCCATAACTAGCTGGGCGACTGCTGGTGGCAGGCTTTGATTCGGAGACAGTTGGTGGTGCTGTGTCAATATCCTTCTCAAAAATGTCGTCCCATCTTCGACGACGTTTTATGATGTACCAGATTGCGAGGATGATAGCTAAAACGCCGATGCCACCCACTACGCCACCCACAATAGGACCTAGATTGTTCCTCTTCGGACTTGGTGCGCTCGAACCCCCAGTATTCGAGGCTGaggtggtgggagaaggcgAGGGTGTCGTCGTGGAGGTGATGGTAGCGGTAGAGATTTGACCATCAGGAAGAGTCGTAATGGTCTGGGTGGTGATAATGGTCGGAGTGACGGGTGGGGGGGTATAGGGAGTACGTTCACCCCCAcccccacctccacctccacccccaCCTCCGCCTCCGCCCCCGCCCCGACCTTCATCAACAGCACGGCAGGACGAGCCATACAATGTGGTGACTCCAGTCCCGATGACTGAAATTGTTGTGACTACAGGAACCTGTATCACAGTGGTCCGTGCTGTTCACAAGGGAGACAAATATTGAGCGAAGGATGGGACAACTAGGAGAAGACGGAACATACGTGCTGGTTGACCTGTTATTGTGACGCAGGTAACCGAAGGGGGGGTCCCTGTCGCCCCAGCAGACGTTGTACACGAGGTCGAAGGAGTGGCATCACCCTGAATGACACTGGTTGTCGTCGTGTACGTAGTGCTCAAGCTCGTCGAGGTGGTCACTGTGTAGAGGGTCTCAGTCGCAGAGGAAGTGCAACTGGTGGCCATGGTCTGCGAGGGCGGTGTTGGGGGGAGGAAGGGACGACAGAAATGTTGACGTGTATATGGTTCGCAGTTTAAAAACAAAAGTCCTGAGACGGGTCTACATGTCACCCCTATCACTGCAccaaacaaagggactggtACTGTCTCGCGTAGCGGGGTAGACAGGAATGCATTTTGAGACCTGAGGTCTCAAGTTTGGCGATGGATCAGGGAATGATTCTGGAAATCGGTATTCAATCAAATAGGGAAGATTGCTTAGGCACAGGAGCTCACCACGAATTACTTGTGCAGCCACATTTCATGAGGAAAAGAGAGGTTGTCTTTTACCTCCTTGGCAGGCACGAGGTGAGAGTATTGACCCTATATCGAGGCGGCGACATCGCCTTCACTTGAACCTGCTGTTGAACATTCATAATGATAAGTACATACATTCGATGAATACTATAAGGACGTAAAAGGACGTCGCAGAATGGCCCATGGCCCCGGGTGATTCGAAAACACCGGTCAGGACTTCAAGTCTCCCATTCCTTTCGGTGTGGGGCTGTAAGGGGTAACGAACATTCGAGGTCTCGCCATTGAGCTGTGTCGAAACGTGAATTAATGTGAACAATATGGATAATGTAAATCACATGTAGTCCATATCTTGCTGGTCGTTTCTTCTCCGAACGTTCATAGGAAAAGTCGATATCTTTATGTGAAGACCACCATAGAGGACGACAGCGCAAAGGTTGGCGATTGCCGCCATATAAAGTCTAGGCGGACTCCTGAGATGAGGCCTCGATAGAATCTAGTGCCCCGAAGCATATTCAGGAGAATGTTCCCTCTCATCCTTCCCCTTTTCCATGTCCGCAACCCGCCGAGTCATGAGCTCTTTGACGAAACAGGGTTACCCGCCCCTGATAGCGGTGCATTCGAAATTCTGCAAGTGGGACCCCATGACAGAACCTTGAACCTTCGTCCGAGAACTTGAAACATTGGCTGGCTGGAAAGCCAAAGGCCAGAGCCCGCTTCTCCAGTCTCGGTAGTTTTTAATTGTCCTTCATTTTGCAAGCTGTAGGATTTCAGCAGAGCGCGCGAAGGCGAGAGAAGGCGCGATAAGCGCGGTGGTCAAGCCAAACTGGCTCAAGTCCCCATCATGGAGGTGGCCATCTATGCCGAAATATGAACGATATTGGTGTACGCGCATGTTTCACTCTACTAGATCTAAGGTGGAAAGAGGTAAAGGCAAGGCTGGTCACAGCTGGTCACACTTCGATAGCGTGGGATAATTTATTTCAGTGCAGTGTTTCCGTCTCGTAAGAGACCCCGCACCGTGGGATAATGTTCACCAACTTCTAGGTCCGTAAACCGGTAAACTAAAGGCGCAGGGTGCTTCCAATAAGGAGGTAATTCTGGTCCAGATAGCCGTATTAATGCAAAGATTTCACACCAGATGACgcttccttccattcggATTCCACCCAAAACGGTCGTCCAACAACCGTTCGGCTCTCTTTGCTAGATCGTAATTCTTGGGAATCGCATCTTTACCCTTAAAAAACTTCTCCAAGACCTGGCGTAACTTCGCTAACGAGTGGATCTACGATCTTGCTGAGCTCCGTGCCTACAGTACAGTAGAATATGTCGAGGAAAGGACGTACATTCGATCGGTCCTCATAGACTTCGCTCGAACAATTCTCCAAAATTTTGAAGACAGTATCAAGCATGGGCATGTTCTATAGAAGGTTCCTGGGTCATGACCACTAGCGTTAGGGTAATCCGTACTTACTTCGTGTAGATTTATCAAATCCCCAGCCAGATCCCAGTGTTGACCAAAGAACGTAGTGTTCAAGAACTTTCCTAGCCTAACTATCCTGTTTACCTCGGTTCCGTCATGATAAGGAGCCTCGATACGGTGAACTTCGATCTGTAGCTTGTGGTTGTTTATGGCTTCCAACTCCTCTACAAGTCCGATACCCGCCTCTTCAGCATATACATCAACCTCGACCGCCTTCAGCTTACATGTGCCGTCGGGTGGTGAAACCCTTGCTCGAACTGCCTTGATGACAGCGTCGAGTGGTGGAGATATGACAGTACTTCCGTCCAGCTTGACGACTAGTTTCTCCAGTTTTGGGAGAAAGGTGCCTTGGTAATCAGACGCGATGTAGTCGAATAAGTGGTCAAACACCTGTCCTTGGAGTGTCAAAATTCTTAGATTGCTTCCGACTGCTCGTAGAAAGCGCTCCACTGTAATGTCAGAGAGAGCTATGTCCCTGAGTGAGACGGAACGCAGCTCGGAACTCGAGTCCTCGATTGCTCTAATGAAGGGATCAATCTCTTGACAGAGGTCGAAGTTCGATAATCCTAGATGATCCAACGCAGGAACTATCGCGATGTGCGACagatcaatggacgctctgaTAAGGTCGTTCCCCCAGTGAGGATTTCGTTGAATTTCGAGTGAGCGTAGAGTGGAAAGAGTGGGTGGTCCTGGTGACTCCTCCGGCCTGGTTTCCCAGGGACATTGATCTACAACGAGGCTTTCGAGACTGCTGCATCTCTGTAGGATGCCTGTCAAAATGGCAAGTGGTACCGGAAGGGGATTATCCCCAGCTAGAATCCCAAGATATTTGAGCTGTCCCCAGGGTATCGCTGGCATCACCTCTTGTATGTTCGAAAAGTCCAAGTTAGATAGTATAAGCTTCTCTAGTACGGGGGAACCCCCAATCGCTCGAAATAGCCTATAATCAGCGGTCTGCGATTGAAACTTGGTACTTATTTCGACCTCTCGGAGGATAGGGAGAGATTTTGGTTCGAAGTTCTGGGCTGGATAAATGGTAGGGATGGGATGGTTCATGGAGAAGGAATCCGTGGAGTAGGCCATAAACGAGGAAGCATCATACTTGAGTGATATCCATCGATGTGACTCCTTTCGTACAACATCAACAACTTTCTGATAGTGGTCCTTCAAGCGATATTTCGGGAAAATGAAGTGTATGTGAAGTGGTAATCCGGATGTTCGTTCCA encodes the following:
- a CDS encoding uncharacterized protein (MEROPS:MER0003537), giving the protein MSSGEVEFSVPNAGKPCKTWYQVIGDLQSKSRPLVALHGGPGASHEYLITLSTLNRSYDIPVILYDQLGNGKSTHLPEKAGDVAFWTVDLFLRELDNLLSHLGINGDYDLLGHSWGGMLAACHAVRQPSGLKRLIIASSPASMELWVSAQSVLRSKLDPGIQDILTKHEEAGTTESKEYEDAVEVFYKRFLCTMDPWPESLVATMNSTKEDPTVYLTMNGPNEFYITGSLRTWSVVRDLDRINVPTLLTNGRFDEAQDSTMLPFFQRIPKVKWVTLEKSSHTAHQEEQERYIEVLHQFLTV